Proteins found in one Limnobaculum xujianqingii genomic segment:
- a CDS encoding DMT family transporter: protein MAYLFPLLAVLIWAINAIVNKLSAGAIEPAAISFYRWALALLIMTPFILPGVIRRRKSIYPYWWKLLILGFLGMALYQSLAYYAAYTISALTIGIFVSLIPLLTVLLSILILKTPPTLGVVIGGLLSFCGLVWLISGGNPAGLLSMGVGKGELMMLTAATAYALYGVLTKLWSIPLSNWQSVYIQSFFGMMLLLPDFLMTDDISLNANNIPLVLYAGIPASVIAPFVWIQGVMKLGASKAALFMNLTPVITAIIAIIFLREPLHSYHLVGGTISLIGVILAQRVHIPLGKAKPKVSIVEVERK, encoded by the coding sequence ATGGCTTACCTGTTTCCCCTGCTTGCCGTTCTAATTTGGGCAATTAATGCCATCGTCAATAAGCTATCGGCTGGCGCTATTGAGCCTGCGGCAATTTCATTTTACCGCTGGGCATTGGCCTTACTTATCATGACCCCCTTTATTCTGCCGGGCGTCATTCGCCGCAGAAAAAGCATCTATCCCTATTGGTGGAAACTGCTAATTCTTGGTTTTCTGGGAATGGCGCTGTATCAAAGTCTGGCTTACTACGCGGCCTATACCATTAGCGCGTTGACTATTGGTATCTTTGTCTCGCTGATCCCATTGCTGACGGTACTCTTAAGCATTCTTATACTGAAAACTCCTCCAACGCTGGGAGTGGTTATTGGTGGCCTGCTCTCTTTTTGCGGTTTGGTATGGCTGATTAGCGGGGGAAATCCTGCGGGTCTGCTATCTATGGGAGTTGGTAAAGGCGAACTTATGATGCTAACCGCCGCCACGGCCTACGCGCTGTATGGGGTGTTAACTAAGCTCTGGTCAATTCCACTGTCGAACTGGCAGTCGGTCTATATCCAATCCTTCTTTGGCATGATGTTGTTACTACCAGATTTTCTGATGACTGATGATATTTCACTGAACGCGAATAACATTCCATTGGTGCTGTACGCCGGTATTCCTGCATCGGTGATTGCACCTTTTGTCTGGATTCAGGGAGTTATGAAGCTGGGAGCCAGCAAAGCGGCACTGTTTATGAACCTGACACCCGTGATAACCGCTATCATTGCCATTATTTTTCTGCGTGAACCATTACACAGTTACCACCTTGTTGGCGGCACTATTTCACTCATCGGCGTTATTTTGGCACAGCGGGTACATATTCCTTTGGGGAAAGCTAAGCCAAAAGTCTCTATTGTTGAAGTCGAACGAAAATAG
- a CDS encoding AraC family transcriptional regulator: protein MPGEQRFASTESHPDSILFFRSEEVNANTEFLAHSHEWGQVICVKSGVFALNIGGQRFLAPCGFAIWIPAGMEHSSYNRRPTRFRSINITARFCGEMPEQPCVLNMGTICSAIVESCFERNIMVPLNHADRRLCRVLVDQLSVAPVQHTWLPGSDDKYLAPVLQALEANPSDNTSLAQWAKRVYTTERTLARRCNQELGMSFSEWRQRLRFLYGISLLEQGKTVQDVALEVGYSSASAFIAMFQHNAGTTPERYRRG, encoded by the coding sequence ATGCCCGGAGAACAGCGTTTTGCATCTACAGAATCGCATCCTGACAGTATTCTGTTTTTTCGTAGTGAAGAGGTGAATGCTAATACCGAGTTTCTCGCTCACTCTCACGAGTGGGGGCAAGTCATTTGCGTAAAGTCAGGGGTATTTGCCCTGAATATTGGCGGACAGCGTTTTTTAGCACCTTGTGGTTTTGCTATCTGGATCCCTGCGGGTATGGAACATTCCAGCTATAACCGCAGGCCAACCCGATTTCGCTCCATTAATATTACGGCCCGTTTTTGTGGTGAAATGCCGGAGCAACCCTGCGTATTGAATATGGGAACCATATGCAGTGCGATTGTAGAATCCTGCTTTGAACGCAATATTATGGTGCCGCTAAATCATGCGGACCGTCGCCTTTGTCGGGTTCTGGTGGATCAACTATCGGTAGCTCCAGTACAACATACCTGGTTACCCGGCAGCGATGATAAATACCTGGCGCCTGTCCTTCAGGCTCTGGAAGCTAATCCATCAGATAATACTTCTCTGGCCCAGTGGGCAAAACGAGTCTATACCACCGAACGTACGTTGGCTCGCCGTTGTAATCAGGAGTTGGGAATGTCATTTAGTGAGTGGCGACAGCGGTTACGTTTTCTGTATGGCATTTCCCTGCTGGAACAGGGAAAAACCGTACAGGATGTGGCGTTGGAAGTAGGTTACAGTTCTGCATCGGCGTTTATTGCTATGTTTCAGCATAATGCCGGAACTACGCCAGAACGCTATCGGCGTGGATAA
- a CDS encoding LysE family translocator codes for MIDFALISYIVVMSITPGPNNLMLATSGVNFGLRRTMPHLVGISLGCGVLCLCITLSFSVILNNISSIRLPLAIFGCTYLLWLSWKIWLAGSPEGKAHAHPMSMVGAMLFQWVNPKAWLMLVNAAILFSSREMDITMSALLLSAAFTVVGFPCVYVWALMGDKLRETLQIGWRLRLFNGVMAGSLALTAFWLLWDEWRTFQTLV; via the coding sequence ATGATAGATTTCGCCTTAATCAGTTATATCGTTGTAATGAGTATTACCCCAGGCCCAAATAATCTGATGCTGGCAACATCGGGTGTTAACTTCGGCCTGCGCCGTACTATGCCGCATTTAGTGGGTATTAGCCTCGGCTGTGGCGTGTTATGTCTTTGTATTACTCTCTCTTTCAGCGTAATTTTGAATAACATTTCATCCATCCGCCTGCCGTTGGCGATCTTTGGTTGTACCTACCTGCTGTGGTTATCCTGGAAGATCTGGCTGGCAGGAAGCCCGGAAGGGAAAGCACACGCCCATCCCATGTCGATGGTAGGTGCAATGTTGTTCCAATGGGTTAACCCAAAAGCCTGGTTAATGCTGGTCAATGCCGCCATTCTGTTTAGCTCGCGGGAAATGGATATCACCATGAGTGCTTTGCTGCTTTCTGCTGCATTTACCGTTGTTGGCTTTCCCTGTGTTTATGTATGGGCGCTAATGGGTGACAAACTGCGGGAAACGCTGCAAATTGGCTGGCGATTACGGTTGTTTAACGGTGTGATGGCTGGTTCACTGGCATTGACTGCTTTTTGGTTATTGTGGGATGAATGGAGAACTTTTCAAACCTTAGTGTAA
- a CDS encoding aminotransferase-like domain-containing protein has protein sequence MPDNHDLSLYLQVADGVVESIRRGVLQAGDRLPSVRHAARNRNVSINTVLAAYRNLEDLGVIEARPQSGYYVRARLPEVNKVVMPVTPVSSPKLEVLDLIDMVFAAQQNPKFTDISLACPVGEEFYPAKKLSRILNQLLRSRPNMIGTYSLPPGSLRLRQQIARRTPLLGMSLSADDIILTHGCLEALQLALRAVTKPGDCVGLESPTYFYMISMVAMLGLNAVEIPTDSQHGISVDAVEALLKEKKIDALMLMPSVQNPLGCSMPIESRQRLAKLVNQYQVPMIEDGLYSELQFSGDLLPAVKAFDKDGWVIFCTSFTKTLAADFRIGWMSGGRYAEKLRRLKALSSMSEPTVLAETLGQFLTTGGYDHHLRGLRKRYAFQMQEARGLIARYFPQGTRATQPSGGFVLWVELPLNVDGVKLFHAALAEHISLTPGMLFSPNGRYANAFRLSYCYTFNEHYIAAIKRVGELACEMALSYPESEEVRA, from the coding sequence ATGCCAGATAATCATGATTTATCGTTATATCTGCAGGTTGCTGATGGTGTTGTTGAATCAATTCGTCGTGGCGTTTTACAGGCAGGAGACAGGTTACCTTCAGTTCGGCATGCGGCACGTAATCGTAATGTAAGTATCAATACGGTGCTGGCAGCCTATCGTAATCTGGAAGATCTCGGTGTTATTGAAGCTCGTCCGCAATCTGGTTATTACGTCAGAGCGCGGTTGCCGGAAGTTAATAAAGTGGTGATGCCGGTGACCCCAGTCTCTTCCCCTAAGTTGGAAGTGCTGGATTTGATCGATATGGTTTTTGCCGCGCAGCAGAATCCTAAATTTACTGATATCTCTTTAGCCTGTCCGGTTGGTGAGGAGTTTTATCCGGCAAAGAAACTGTCCCGTATTTTAAATCAATTGTTACGTTCCCGACCCAATATGATTGGCACTTATAGCCTGCCTCCAGGCAGCTTGAGGCTGCGGCAGCAGATCGCCCGCAGAACGCCTTTGCTGGGAATGTCGCTTAGCGCTGATGATATTATTTTGACCCATGGTTGTCTGGAAGCACTGCAGTTGGCTCTGCGCGCGGTTACTAAACCGGGGGACTGTGTCGGGCTGGAGTCACCAACCTATTTCTATATGATTTCTATGGTGGCGATGTTGGGATTGAACGCGGTAGAGATTCCAACTGACTCACAGCATGGCATTTCGGTTGATGCCGTTGAAGCATTATTGAAAGAGAAAAAAATTGACGCCTTGATGCTGATGCCCAGCGTACAAAACCCACTGGGTTGCAGTATGCCAATAGAGTCCAGACAACGTTTAGCGAAACTGGTTAATCAATATCAGGTTCCCATGATTGAAGACGGGCTTTACTCGGAATTACAGTTTTCTGGCGACCTGTTGCCTGCGGTAAAAGCTTTTGATAAAGATGGCTGGGTGATTTTTTGTACCAGTTTTACTAAGACTTTGGCTGCGGACTTTCGTATTGGCTGGATGTCGGGTGGGCGTTATGCAGAAAAACTGCGCCGGTTAAAAGCGCTTTCATCCATGTCTGAACCAACAGTTCTGGCGGAAACGCTGGGGCAGTTTCTGACCACTGGTGGATACGATCACCATTTACGCGGGCTGAGAAAACGCTATGCTTTTCAGATGCAGGAAGCTCGGGGATTAATCGCCCGCTATTTTCCTCAGGGAACCAGAGCAACTCAGCCTTCCGGAGGCTTTGTATTATGGGTGGAACTTCCGTTGAATGTTGATGGAGTAAAGTTGTTTCATGCTGCGCTGGCAGAACATATCAGCCTGACACCAGGAATGCTGTTTTCACCTAATGGGCGCTACGCGAATGCGTTTCGTCTATCCTATTGTTACACCTTCAATGAGCATTATATTGCAGCTATTAAACGAGTGGGGGAGCTAGCCTGTGAAATGGCGCTCAGTTACCCTGAATCGGAAGAGGTCAGGGCATAA
- the kdpE gene encoding two-component system response regulator KdpE has translation MTQPSLSILIVEDEKEIRRFVRAALENENCRVYESETLQRGLMEAATRKPDLIILDLGLPDGNGLDFIIDLRQWSSVPIIVLSARIAEEDKVQALDAGADDYLVKPFGISELMARVRVALRHRSNNGKDEPVINFSDISVDLVNRQVLKAGEVIHLTPIEFRLLAELLANTGKVLTQRQLLNSVWGPNSVEHGHYLRIYMGHLRQKLEQDPARPKHLLTEIGVGYRFMP, from the coding sequence ATGACTCAACCCTCACTATCGATTCTTATTGTAGAAGATGAAAAAGAGATAAGGCGTTTTGTCCGGGCCGCACTGGAAAATGAAAACTGCCGGGTTTACGAAAGTGAAACGCTACAACGTGGGTTGATGGAGGCCGCCACCCGTAAACCAGACCTGATTATTCTGGATCTGGGGCTGCCCGATGGTAACGGTTTGGACTTTATTATCGACCTGCGTCAATGGAGTTCGGTGCCAATCATCGTACTTTCTGCCCGTATCGCTGAAGAGGATAAAGTGCAAGCGCTGGACGCAGGTGCCGACGACTATCTGGTGAAGCCTTTTGGTATCAGTGAATTAATGGCCCGAGTGCGAGTGGCATTACGACATCGCTCCAACAACGGTAAAGATGAGCCTGTTATCAACTTTTCAGATATCAGCGTTGATTTAGTCAATCGTCAGGTACTAAAAGCAGGGGAAGTCATTCATCTGACGCCAATCGAATTCCGGCTGTTGGCGGAGCTATTAGCAAATACCGGCAAAGTATTAACCCAGCGCCAGTTGCTCAATAGTGTTTGGGGGCCTAATAGTGTTGAACATGGTCATTATTTACGTATCTATATGGGGCACCTGCGACAAAAGCTGGAGCAGGATCCCGCTCGCCCCAAACACCTGCTGACTGAAATTGGAGTCGGATATCGCTTTATGCCCTGA
- the kdpD gene encoding two-component system sensor histidine kinase KdpD, translated as MSDNEIQRPDPDQLLAQVYDESRGKLKIFFGACAGVGKTYAMLQEAQRLKAQGLDVVAGIIETHGRDETAALLDGLETLPLKRIQLRSHQNREFDLDAALARHPAVILIDELAHTNASGSRHPKRWQDVEELLNAGIDVFTTINVQHLESLNDVVGSITGIRVRETVPDHMFDGATDVILVDIPPDDLRQRLNEGKVYLPGQAERAIEHFFRKGNLIALRELALRRTADRVDEQMQAYRKSGEKERVWHTRDAILLCIGRHSGSDKLVRAAARLAAKRGCIWHAVYVETPRLHKMPKRQRRAILMSLKLAQELGAETATLSDPNEEQAILRYAREHNLGKILIGRRSEQRWKLRGSFADRLGKLGPDLDLVIIAVEDTPNPSPAKENDSRPITEKWRLELCGCAIAILLCSLITLLAQWQLPMFDLANIVMIYLLGVVIIALFYGRWPSVFATIINVASFDLFFVQPRWSLSVTDAQYVVTFCVMLSVGLVIGNLTSGVRYQAKVARLREQRARHLYEMSKVLSQALTIEDIANSSERFINSSFNAKSRLLLPDRNNTLQQVKSDHQLSMVIDESIAHWCFDKRQPAGSGTDTLPSVPYQLQPLISQNRTLGVLAIEPTSLRQLMVPEQQRLLQTYSVLISNALERLYLIQTAEEAKLSSEREQLRNSLLAALSHDLRTPLTVLLGQTDMLASDLKRNHLPHYQQAEKIRQYILSTAQLVNNLLDMARIQSGGFTLKKEWQSLEEIVGSALHTLEGILEKNHVIIHIPLDLPLINCDSSLLERVFLNLLENAVKYAGPQATINISATVQPEQQAIEVIVRDNGTGIIHGQEQAIFDKFSRGNKESAIHGIGLGLAICQAIIHFHGGSISAENAPDGGAWFYFTLPLEPQPEIITSMEES; from the coding sequence ATGTCAGATAATGAAATTCAGCGGCCCGATCCGGACCAATTGCTTGCACAGGTGTATGACGAGAGCCGGGGCAAGTTGAAAATATTTTTTGGTGCCTGTGCCGGGGTAGGAAAAACCTATGCCATGTTGCAGGAAGCGCAACGCCTGAAAGCTCAGGGGTTGGATGTAGTAGCCGGAATTATTGAAACTCACGGGCGTGATGAAACAGCCGCTCTGCTGGATGGACTGGAAACACTGCCATTAAAACGAATTCAGCTACGTAGCCACCAAAACAGAGAATTCGATCTTGATGCTGCCCTTGCTCGTCATCCGGCAGTGATACTGATTGATGAACTGGCTCACACTAACGCCTCCGGATCGCGCCATCCTAAACGCTGGCAGGATGTAGAAGAGCTATTGAATGCCGGCATTGATGTTTTCACTACGATCAATGTTCAGCATCTGGAAAGCCTGAACGATGTCGTCGGTAGTATTACCGGTATTCGGGTACGGGAAACCGTGCCCGACCATATGTTTGATGGTGCTACTGACGTTATTCTGGTGGATATTCCACCGGACGATCTTCGTCAGCGCCTGAATGAGGGTAAGGTATATCTGCCCGGGCAGGCTGAACGGGCAATTGAACACTTCTTTCGCAAAGGGAATCTGATTGCCCTGCGAGAGTTGGCACTACGCCGAACCGCCGATCGGGTAGATGAGCAGATGCAAGCCTACCGAAAATCCGGTGAAAAGGAGCGAGTGTGGCATACCCGAGACGCCATTTTGCTGTGTATCGGCCGTCATTCCGGTAGTGATAAATTAGTCAGAGCAGCTGCCCGACTGGCGGCCAAGCGGGGCTGCATTTGGCATGCAGTATATGTTGAAACTCCACGACTGCATAAAATGCCTAAACGCCAACGGCGTGCGATTCTGATGTCTCTCAAGCTGGCACAAGAGCTGGGGGCAGAAACGGCAACCCTCTCCGATCCCAACGAGGAACAAGCTATTTTGCGCTACGCCCGGGAACACAATCTGGGAAAAATTCTAATCGGTCGCCGCAGTGAACAGCGTTGGAAATTGCGAGGTAGCTTTGCCGATCGCTTGGGGAAATTAGGGCCAGACCTCGATCTGGTGATTATTGCTGTAGAAGATACGCCTAATCCATCACCTGCTAAAGAGAATGATAGCCGCCCGATTACCGAGAAATGGCGGTTGGAACTGTGTGGCTGTGCCATTGCTATTTTACTCTGCTCTTTGATTACTTTGCTGGCTCAATGGCAGCTGCCTATGTTCGATCTGGCGAATATAGTCATGATCTATTTGCTCGGCGTAGTTATCATCGCCCTGTTTTATGGTCGCTGGCCATCTGTTTTTGCCACAATAATTAACGTTGCCAGCTTCGATCTGTTTTTTGTTCAGCCCCGCTGGTCACTGTCAGTCACCGATGCTCAATATGTCGTTACTTTTTGCGTCATGTTAAGTGTTGGGCTGGTTATCGGTAACCTGACTTCCGGTGTGCGCTATCAGGCAAAAGTTGCCAGGCTACGCGAACAACGCGCCCGGCATCTGTATGAAATGTCAAAAGTCCTTAGTCAGGCACTAACTATTGAGGATATTGCTAACAGTAGCGAGCGCTTTATTAACAGCAGTTTTAACGCCAAAAGCCGATTATTACTACCAGACCGGAATAACACATTACAGCAAGTGAAATCAGACCATCAGTTATCGATGGTGATTGATGAATCCATCGCTCACTGGTGTTTTGATAAACGCCAGCCTGCAGGCTCTGGCACCGATACCTTACCCAGTGTTCCTTATCAATTACAGCCATTGATCAGCCAAAATAGAACGCTGGGAGTTTTAGCCATTGAACCCACCAGCCTGAGACAACTTATGGTGCCGGAACAGCAGCGACTGCTGCAAACCTATAGCGTTCTCATCTCTAATGCTCTTGAACGGCTATACTTGATTCAAACTGCCGAGGAGGCAAAACTAAGTTCAGAACGGGAGCAGCTACGTAATTCTCTGCTGGCGGCATTATCCCACGACCTGCGAACCCCATTAACGGTATTACTGGGGCAAACCGATATGCTGGCATCCGACCTGAAAAGAAATCATCTCCCTCACTATCAGCAGGCCGAAAAGATTCGTCAGTATATTTTGAGTACGGCCCAGTTGGTCAATAACTTACTGGATATGGCTCGCATTCAGTCCGGAGGTTTTACACTAAAAAAAGAGTGGCAATCGCTGGAGGAAATCGTTGGCAGCGCTCTGCATACCCTGGAAGGGATACTGGAAAAAAATCACGTCATTATTCATATCCCATTAGATCTACCGCTGATTAATTGCGATTCATCTCTGCTTGAACGCGTTTTTCTCAATCTTCTGGAAAATGCGGTGAAGTACGCAGGTCCACAGGCCACTATTAATATTAGCGCGACTGTTCAACCAGAACAGCAGGCTATTGAAGTGATTGTACGAGATAACGGTACCGGCATTATTCACGGGCAGGAACAGGCAATATTTGATAAATTTTCCCGAGGCAACAAAGAGTCGGCCATCCACGGCATTGGACTTGGTCTGGCTATTTGTCAGGCTATTATTCATTTTCACGGTGGTAGTATCAGTGCAGAAAATGCTCCTGATGGTGGAGCCTGGTTCTATTTCACTTTACCTTTGGAACCACAACCCGAAATTATAACCAGTATGGAAGAATCATGA
- the kdpC gene encoding potassium-transporting ATPase subunit KdpC: MNYLRPSIVLLLFITLITGLIYPLAVTGLAHLFFPQQSNGSLITVQNKVVGSALIGQTFSQAGYFSGRPSATSSEPYNPLASEGSNLAGSNPLLKQRIDTDIQRLRQSNPEAVTPVPAELVLASASGLDPHITPQSAEFQVQRIASARHLTPEQIRQLIKLHTQTPLSILGEPVVNVLELNLALDNATQVGQ; this comes from the coding sequence ATGAATTATTTACGTCCTTCTATCGTGCTTTTGTTATTTATCACGCTGATTACCGGACTAATTTATCCTCTGGCGGTAACCGGACTGGCTCATTTATTCTTCCCTCAACAGTCTAATGGCTCGTTAATAACGGTACAGAACAAAGTCGTAGGCTCAGCCCTGATTGGGCAAACTTTCAGTCAGGCGGGTTACTTCAGTGGTCGACCATCGGCCACCAGCTCCGAACCCTATAATCCGCTCGCATCCGAAGGCAGTAACCTGGCTGGCAGTAACCCATTGTTAAAACAGCGTATTGATACCGATATTCAACGATTACGCCAGTCAAATCCTGAAGCGGTTACCCCAGTTCCGGCCGAGCTGGTTCTGGCATCTGCCAGTGGGTTAGATCCACATATTACGCCACAGAGTGCCGAATTTCAGGTACAGAGGATCGCATCTGCCCGCCATTTAACACCAGAGCAGATTAGACAATTAATTAAATTGCATACACAAACACCGCTGAGTATTCTCGGTGAACCCGTAGTCAATGTGCTTGAGCTAAATTTAGCTCTGGATAACGCAACTCAGGTGGGGCAATAA
- the kdpB gene encoding potassium-transporting ATPase subunit KdpB — protein sequence MTRQHNTLFAAKLVQQSLKEAVKKLDPRVQWHNPVMFVVYLGSLMATAIWLAIMADAVNGNALFTGSIALWLWFTVLFANLAEALAEGRSKAQAESLKGVKKTSWATRLSEPHPDASSEQVTSEQLQKGDIVLVKAGEIIPCDGEIVEGGASVDESAITGESAPVIREAGGDFSSVTGGTHLLSDWLIIRSTVNQGETFLDRMIAMVEGAKRRKTPNEVALSILLIALTIVFLVATVTILPFSIFSVESSHSGTAVGVITLIALLVCLIPTTIGGLLSAIGVAGMSRMLEANVIATSGRAVEAAGDVDVLLLDKTGTITLGNRQASEFLPVHGVSEKALADAAQLASLADETPEGRSIVILAKQRFNLRERDINNLNASFIPFSAQTRMSGVNIQDRKIRKGAVDAIRNYMQSNQVAFPAEVNELVERVARTGGTPLVVADNLAVLGVVALKDIVKGGIKERFAQLRLMGIKTVMITGDNHLTAGAIAAEAGVDDFLSEATPEAKLALIRQYQAEGRLVAMTGDGTNDAPALAQADVAVAMNSGTQAAKEAGNMVDLDSNPTKLIEVVHIGKQMLMTRGALTTFSISNDVAKYFAIIPAAFAATYPQLNMLNIMHLSTPASAILSAVIFNALIIIFLIPLALKGVSYKSMTAPALLRRNLFIYGLGGLLVPFVGIKLLDMLLTLIGLA from the coding sequence ATGACTCGTCAACACAACACATTATTTGCGGCCAAACTGGTACAGCAATCGTTGAAAGAAGCGGTAAAAAAACTGGACCCCCGTGTTCAATGGCATAATCCGGTGATGTTTGTAGTCTATTTGGGAAGCCTGATGGCCACGGCTATCTGGCTGGCGATTATGGCTGATGCCGTTAACGGTAATGCGCTGTTTACCGGCAGTATTGCCCTATGGCTATGGTTTACCGTTTTGTTTGCCAATTTAGCTGAAGCACTGGCAGAAGGTCGCAGTAAAGCTCAGGCCGAAAGCCTGAAGGGCGTTAAGAAAACCAGTTGGGCCACCAGATTATCAGAACCTCATCCGGACGCATCTTCTGAGCAAGTCACATCGGAACAGCTGCAAAAAGGCGATATCGTACTGGTTAAAGCCGGGGAAATCATTCCCTGCGACGGTGAAATCGTTGAGGGAGGAGCTTCCGTTGATGAAAGTGCTATCACTGGTGAATCAGCTCCAGTTATTCGTGAAGCTGGTGGTGACTTCTCATCCGTTACAGGAGGTACTCACCTTCTGTCTGACTGGTTAATCATTCGTAGCACTGTTAATCAGGGGGAAACCTTTCTGGATAGAATGATCGCCATGGTTGAAGGCGCTAAACGTCGTAAAACGCCAAATGAAGTGGCGCTGAGTATTTTACTCATTGCCTTAACCATTGTGTTTCTGGTAGCAACAGTCACTATTCTGCCATTCTCTATCTTCAGCGTTGAAAGTAGCCATTCAGGAACTGCGGTTGGCGTAATTACCCTGATAGCGCTGTTAGTTTGTCTGATCCCTACCACCATTGGCGGTTTGCTGTCTGCCATTGGTGTTGCCGGTATGAGCAGAATGTTGGAGGCCAATGTTATCGCCACCAGCGGTCGTGCCGTGGAGGCCGCGGGTGATGTCGATGTTTTATTGCTGGATAAAACCGGGACCATCACCTTAGGAAACCGTCAGGCATCGGAATTTTTACCAGTCCACGGAGTCAGTGAAAAAGCGCTGGCGGATGCAGCCCAACTCGCCTCATTGGCCGATGAAACACCAGAGGGACGCAGCATAGTAATACTGGCAAAACAGCGCTTTAATCTGCGTGAACGGGATATCAACAATCTGAATGCCTCCTTTATTCCTTTCTCAGCACAAACCCGGATGAGCGGCGTTAATATTCAGGATAGAAAAATACGCAAAGGTGCCGTTGATGCGATTCGTAACTATATGCAGTCTAATCAGGTGGCGTTTCCGGCAGAGGTTAACGAACTGGTAGAACGAGTCGCTCGTACTGGTGGAACGCCGTTAGTCGTGGCTGATAACCTTGCTGTTTTGGGCGTCGTCGCCCTGAAAGATATTGTTAAAGGCGGCATCAAAGAGCGTTTCGCTCAGTTACGCTTAATGGGTATAAAAACCGTGATGATTACCGGCGACAATCATCTGACTGCTGGTGCTATTGCCGCAGAAGCCGGCGTAGATGATTTTCTGTCGGAAGCAACGCCAGAAGCTAAGTTAGCCCTAATTCGTCAATACCAGGCCGAAGGCCGACTGGTCGCCATGACCGGCGATGGTACCAATGATGCCCCGGCACTGGCTCAGGCTGATGTCGCCGTTGCCATGAATTCAGGTACTCAGGCGGCTAAAGAGGCAGGAAACATGGTGGATCTGGACTCAAACCCTACCAAACTGATTGAAGTGGTACACATTGGCAAACAGATGTTAATGACCCGAGGCGCACTAACTACTTTCAGTATATCCAATGACGTTGCCAAATATTTCGCCATTATTCCAGCCGCATTTGCAGCAACCTATCCTCAGCTTAATATGCTGAATATTATGCATTTAAGTACGCCAGCCTCGGCTATTCTTTCTGCCGTTATCTTTAATGCTCTGATTATCATTTTCCTGATCCCGCTGGCACTAAAAGGCGTGAGCTATAAGTCAATGACTGCTCCGGCATTGTTGCGTCGCAATTTATTTATCTATGGATTGGGTGGTTTGTTGGTGCCATTTGTTGGTATCAAACTGCTCGATATGTTGCTAACTCTGATTGGTCTGGCATAA
- the kdpF gene encoding K(+)-transporting ATPase subunit F has protein sequence MSLSLIVGVLIVIALLGYLIYALFHAEDF, from the coding sequence ATGAGCCTAAGTCTGATTGTCGGAGTGTTAATTGTTATTGCACTACTCGGCTACCTCATTTATGCACTGTTTCATGCGGAGGATTTCTAA
- a CDS encoding 1,4-dihydroxy-2-naphthoate prenyltransferase, translated as MLRRISWILGALSLLVPFALYLWQWSQHQKLLASGLAGDELGWTLSVVLVDVFVAGFIAFIALLVNAISLYRLPEGKEFNPVVRIIELVLLGLPLLACLFFLGVSMMH; from the coding sequence ATGCTAAGACGCATTTCCTGGATTTTAGGCGCATTATCTCTGCTGGTACCCTTTGCCTTGTACCTGTGGCAGTGGTCGCAGCATCAAAAATTACTGGCATCAGGTCTGGCTGGGGATGAGCTGGGTTGGACTTTAAGCGTAGTATTGGTTGATGTGTTTGTTGCCGGTTTTATTGCGTTTATCGCTTTACTGGTGAATGCCATTTCGCTATATCGTTTGCCGGAAGGCAAGGAGTTTAATCCGGTCGTCAGAATTATTGAATTGGTGCTTTTAGGTCTTCCTCTATTAGCCTGTCTGTTCTTTTTGGGTGTGTCGATGATGCACTAA